The region CAACACGCTGTACAGCTACGGATATCGCAACATTTATGAATTAAAGCCGTTGCTCGATCGAAAAACGACCAAGATCCCCTTTGCCGGAAGTCTTGTCGAAGATCGCAAATAAGGGTGGTGGACTCCTTCATCATGATAGAATGCGTTGGTTGTTTTTGAAAAAAGTCAGAGGCTTTGTCGATTCGCGTCGGCGCCGTTCGATTAGATGGTAGAAGCGAGCTTCTTAGTCTATATCAGCGGAGTTATCGGTATGCGACCCTCAGAAATCATCGAGCGATCCCTGACTTTCAGTTACGAATGGATCTTGCCCCTCGCGGAAGATCTTGCCGACGCACCCTTCACCGATCCGACGGGCAGTCAGGGAAATCATCCGACTTGGATTTTGGGGCATATGACGTTTTCTAAATCGGGGCTTCTGGCGATGATCTCTGGCCAAGAGAGCCCCGTTGCAGATTGGAAAGAGCGGTTTTCAGGTGGGACGCAACCGAGGTATGAAGCGTCGTTCTATCCCGCCTACGATACAATTTTGCAGGCCTATCGCGATACGCATCAACAGGCGTTGTCGTTGCTTCAACAATTGGGCGACGAGCGTCTCGACGCGAAGCCGTTGTTTGTTTGGGAGGCAATTGCCGACGACCCCGACTTTCAGACCAACGCTCGATTGTTTCTATTTATCGCGATGCACGAGATGTCGCATCGAGGTCAGTTGGCCGATGCCCGCAAAGTGCTGTCTCGAAAACCCTTCGCTTGAGCCCTCCCGATTCGCGTCGATAGAATTGTGCTTGGCCGACGCCCGCCGGGAGTAATGCCCTCGGTCGCTTGCGACTTACCTGAAAGTGAGATGGTTATGAAATACATGCTGTTGATTTATAGCTCCGAGTCAGATTGGACCCCGGAAACTCGTGAAGCTTGCATGCGAAAAAGTATGGGGATCTGCGACGAACTGGAGCGTGAAGGAAAGCTGGTCGCATCTTCTCCGCTGCAGTCAGTTTCGACGGCGAAAAGTTTGCAAATTCGTGACGGCCAACAACTTGTCACGACAGGGCCATTCGCGGAAACAACCGAGCAACTCGGCGGTTATTACATCTTGGACGTCGAGAGCGAAGAAGAGGCAATCGCCATCGCGGCTCGCCTGCCGCCTGCTTCGGTCGGGACGGTCGAGATTCGTCCATTGGAAGCGTTGCCGGAATAGCGGGAAAGAGAGTCCTTCCCGCGGGAAACTCCCCCGATTATGATCCAGGCAGTGTCTCTTTCGATGCTGAACAACCGAATCGGGGGCAGGTGCCAATGGGGAGTATCTATGATCTGCCAACGTGGAGCATCGTTGGCTGCATATTGCTGTTAACGTTTATCGCCAACGAAATCGGTTTCCGATTCGGATGGCAAGATCGGGCCAGGGAGTCGGACGGCTCAAGAGCGGTCAGCAATGGCCTGAAGGCAAGCATTCTCGGACTTGCCGCGCTGCTGCTGGGCTTTTCATTTTCGACGACAAGCACCAAGCACTATCAGCGGCAACGGCTTGTCCTCGATGAAGCCAATGCCATCGGAACGTGCTACTTAAGAACCGAGTTGCTGGAAGCCCCGCATAGCCTGGAAATGCAGCAAGGGCTTAAGCGGTTTACAGAGCAGCGACTAAGGTTCTTCGAGTTCGGACTCGACCCTGCGGTTTCCACTGAAACGCTACAAGAGATGGACCGCGAACTCGATCAGCTTTGGCAAACATGTTCCGCTGCGACGCGCGAGCAGTCGGATCGAATGTTGGTCAGTCAGATTGTTCCATCTCTGAACGAAGTGATCGACTTAAACGCGACGCGAACCTGGTCGACACGCAATCATATGCCGCAAGCGGTACTCATTTTGTTGACGGTATGTATTTTGGTTTCCAGCGTGATTACTGGGCATTCTTCGGGACAAGTCGGTAAAAGATATCTATGGTTATGGATAGCGTTTAACCTGCTTTTGACGCTCGTGCTTTTCGTTATTTTGGATTTCGATCGACCACGTCGGGGGCTAATTCAAGTCGATCACCAGCCCCTCGTCGAGTTATATGAATCGATGGAAACGGAAATGTAGTTCGGACAATCCGGTTCATTCAGGAGCATGTTGTGCCAACCCTTTCGCGACGACTCATTGTCTTAATTTCTACCGGGGTGTTCGTCGTTTGCTTTGCGATATTCTACGTCCAGTATTTCATGCTTCGCCCTATCGGAAGCGGACCTGCTGGACCGGAAGTTCCTGCAGAGCCGTTTGATGAGATATGGACCGAGCAGCGAGTCGTTCTGCTGGGACTTGGCGACAGCATTACGGCAGGTCTAGGAGCCGATTCGCAGGATCACACGTTTTTTAATCGACTCGTCGCGAACCCGGCCGATGAGTTCGATGACATGCAGGGCAAGTCGCTCTCGCAGGTGATTCCTCAACTCGAAGCCACGAACCTTGCTGTCTCTGGTTCGACATCGAAAGAGCATAGCCGCCTCATCGAGGATCGCTTACCGCAGTACGACCCGGATGTCTTCGGGATCGTTGTGATGACAAGTGGCGGCAACGATCTGATCCACAGCTATGGCCGGCGACCACCCAAGGAGTGTGCCATGTATGGTGCGACGTTAGCGGAAGCCGAGCCTTGGATCGCCTCGTTCCGAGTTCGACTCGGCGAAATGCTCGACAAGATTGAGTCGGCATTCCCGGGCGGATGCGAGATCTACCTTGCCGATATCTATGATCCGACCGACGGCGTAGGTGATGCTCCGAGTGTTTATCTTCCCAATTGGCCTGACGCTTTGGCCATTCACGGGCGATATAATCAAGTCATCCGTGAAGCGATTGATGATCGGCCGAATGTGTTTCACGTCCCGCTACATGAAGCGTTCCTAGGGCATGGATCGCATGCGACGCAGTTTTGGCGATCAACCTATGTGGCTGATGATCCCCATTATTGGTTCTTTGAAAATATCGAAGACCCGAATGACCGCGGCTACGACGCCATTCGCCGCTTATTTCTCAATGAGATCGTCGAGCATTCTCAGTTGCACCGAGCTGCAGATCAGAACGGCCAGAAGTAGACCGCTACGGCAACCGCCGCACAAGAGACTGCGAAACCGAGAAGAACCATCACGCCGTCGCGAACCGTCATCCCTAAAGCAAATAATGCGATCGCAGTTCCTGGAATGGCCACGGCAAACGGCAAGAAGGCCAAAGGAACGAAAAGTGACGCGAGAAACGCAATGACAAAGGCAATCACGTAGTGGAAAGGAGCCTGGGTTAAGAACTGCAGACGACTCTCGGTAAAACCTTCAAGCCACTTCGCCCAAGGAAGTGATTTGTCAATTCCCTCGGTCATCGTTTCTCGTGAGAAAGAGAATTCAAGCAGACGTTTGGGCAGCCACGGATGGCCGTCGGAAAAGACCATTTGGACAGCAATCAACATCAGCACACATCCGGTAACGATCGACATTCCGGGAATTGCGCCAATGGGGGATACGGCCATGATAGCTGGCACTAACAACAAAGGGCCGAAGCTTCGGCTGTTTAGTGCATCGAGCGTGTCGTCGATGGTAACTTCGTCGCCATCGGTGTTCTCTTTCATTTGCTCGAGAATATCGACAAGGCCTTCTGGCTTGTCTTTTTGCTGCGAAGACTCGTCCTTCTCCGAGCTTTGGCTTTCGTTTCGTTGATCGTCGGACGTTGCGGTAGACATCGTTTGCTCTGAGATAAAGTGGTTGCTTATATCCAGAGAACAGCAAAATGCATGCCGATTAGCGGAGGCGCTTGGTTTCCATCAAAGAGTGAAACAGTGCGACGTGGTCTTCTGCATTGCGTTTCAGGCTGAAATGCTCGATCACGCGTTTCCTTGCGGCCGTCCCCAATTGTCGGGAAAGGTCCTGATTTTCCAGGATCCGAATCAGTTGGTCCGCCAGACGGTCAATCTCGTCAACTGGAAAGATCAGTCCTGTTTCTTCCGGATCAATCAAGATACGGTTCCCAGGAATATCGCTGACAACACATGGCAGATTTGCGACCATTGCCTCGAGCAAAGCAATCGACATTCCTTCATGAAGCGATGGCAAAACGAATGCATCGGCAGCGGCCAGAACGTCTTCCACGGTATCAAAAGCGCCTGGCAGCAAGATTCTGCTTTGCAATCCCATCGCACCGATCATCGAGGAAAGTTCGCCTTCTTGCGGCCCTTCGCCGATGAGCCACAGCCGCGCCATCGGGAATCGCTGTAAAACACGAGGCCAAGCACGAACTAATTTGGTGAGCCCTTTTCCAGGATGCAATCTGCCGGTGAAGACAACCAGCGGAGCCGATTCGGCCAGGGTTAAAATGGGATTGGCGGTGGCTAAAGCTTTGCGTGCTTCTTGACGTTGTACGTCGGTCTTAAGAGGCCCAACTTTCACACCGTTGGGAATGAAGCGGATTTTGTCGCGGTCGAACTGTGCGGCAGCCATCTCATCGAATATCTGTTGACTTGGGGCGACAAAGCCATCCGCTTGTTGGCAACTCCGCCGGATGCGTTGCCCGAAATTGGCAGACTCATGGAATGCACAATCGCCAGTCTCTCCGGCGCCTTCCGCCCGCAGCACCACGGGGACGTTACTGTTGAGAAACCGGGAAGTCGCAACAACCGCACTATGCTTCAGCATAGAAACATAGACGGCGTCGAGGTCTTGTTCGTGACTACGTAGCCAACGACCGAGAGCCATCATGTAGCGGACAGTTCCCCATCCACGCACGGAAGGATTGGGCAGGCGAATTACGGGAATACCACGATGTGTGATTTGCTTCGGCCAATCGGGATGCCACTGCGCGGTGACGATCTGAACTTGATGGCCTTGCTGGGTGAGCTCTTCCGCCAAGTTAGCCATGACCATTTCTGCACCCCCGACCAGGGGCCAGAATCGACGTGTGACAAGTGCCAGGCGAAGAGAGGTCATGCGAGCGAAGCGATTTCGTGGTCTTCCAGCGCCGCGACATACGGCAAGTTGCGGTACAGATCTTGATAATCCAAACCGTACCCCACGACGAACTCGTTGGGAATATGAAAGCCGACAAAGTCAGGCCGAATCGCCACTTCGTGTCGTTCCGACTTGGAAAGCAAGACCAGCGAACGAACCGAGGTCGGTTGATGTTCGCGAATGCTTGCCAAGACGTTTTCCAGAGTGTGCCCGGTATCGAAGATATCGTCCACCACAAGTACGTCTTGCCCGGCAATCTGCGGCATCATATCCAGATTCAAAGCCAAATCGCCGGCCGACGTAGCCGTTCCGCGATAGCTTCTGGCCTGCATCACGCCCACCTTCAGCGGCATTTCGAGCTGCCGAATCAAATCAGCCATCAGCACCAGGCTACCAGTCATGACCCCCAGCACAGTCAGCGGTTTGTCACCGTATGCTTCGCGAAGTTCCGAGGAAAGCTCGCAAACGCGGGCTGCAAGTTCGTCCGTTTCGATCAGAATACGCAAGGGCTGTTCCTGAGTGGGGGGATCCGCGTTTCGTCGATAGGACGTTCATTGTAAGCTGTCTCCGGATGAAGCTGTAGAACCCAATCGACAACAAGATTTCGATGGCCTGAGCAACTATGTACGACGTAATTGGCGATATTCACGGGCACGCGGACGAACTGCGTGAATTGTTGGAACTGTTAGGTTATTCCGTTCAGAATGGAATGTACGGGCATTCCAAGCGGAAAGTGATCTTTCTAGGCGACTTCGTCGACCGCGGGCCGAAGATCCGAGAAACCCTCGATATTGTTCGGTCGATGGTTGATGGGGACGCGGCTCTTACGGTGATGGGAAATCATGAGCTTAACGCAATGGCTTTCCATACGCCGCACCCCGCAAAACCGGGCGAGTTCATTCGCCCTCACACGCCAAAAAATGAGAAACAACATTCCCAAACGCTTATACAGCTAAGTGATTCGCAGCTGGCCGACGCACTCCAGTGGTTCCGCACGTTGCCGATGTGGCTTGAATTGGACGGACTACGAGCGGTACACGCTTGTTGGGATCCGATTGCGATCGATCACATCGAGACCGAGTTGGCCCACACCGGGGGAATTACAGAAACGTTTCTTCACCGGGCATGCACGCCGGGCGAGGCATTGTTCGCTCAGGTCGAGACCATTCTTAAAGGCGTGGAAATGCCGCTACCCGGCGGCGTCAGCTTTCTCGACAAGGATGGCCATGCTCGCACGAAGACACGTACGCGGTGGTATCTTGATCCGGCTGGGCATACGTATGGAAGCTTTGCGATGACCGATGAGATTCGCTGCGATACTCCACTCGACGAGAATGTCTTGCGAGAGTCGCGGCATTATGCCGAGACCGAGAAACCGGTGTTTCTCGGTCACTATTGGTTACGCCGAGACACGCCACAGCGATTAGCCAAGAACGTGGCATGTCTCGATTACAGCGTCGCGAAAGGCGGATTTCTGTGTGCCTATCGCTGGAACAGAGAGCACGAACTGCAGGACGAAAACTTCGTTCATGTCCGATAAAGCCGGCTACTAGTTAGCGACGGCAGCCATTCCGCCGGCCATAACCATGATGCCGACTTGGACGATAATACCCAGCAACGTCAACACGCAGCCAACGATACCCAGGATCATGCCGATCTGAGTCATCTGCTTGCCTTCAGGGTCCATTCGACCAGCTTCGATTTCGGCCATATCCTGCGACCCCATATACCATGCGATTGGAGCACAGATACAACAGCCAACAAGTCCCAAGATGCCCAAGACCAAAATCAGAACGCCACGGTGCGGTTTCATGCCAGTGTTTCCTTACTAATTAAGTACGTCTGTTTGCCGTCGGAAGAGTATCGGAGTCAAGGCTGGATGCCCTCGGGGAAATATCATATCAGGTCCCCAAGCCAATTCCCAGCGACGAAATATCGATAGCCGCCTCGGCTGGTGATGGACTTAGCGGTTAATATAAAGATGTATTCTAGTGGGATAACCAGGAAGCTCTTCATGCCCGATCAAGCCACCTATGGAAACTGGAAAGAGGTCGTCGTCGATGGCCATACGTGCGAATTATTCGAGCCAAGCCAGCGGAACGAACATGGATATGTGGCAATCTATCTGCACGGAGTTCACCTAGGCAAACTGTGGAACAGCTCAGCATTCGTCGAGCAATTCGAACGATTGGGGCTGCCAGTGATCGCTCCGGTAACCGAGCGAAGCTGGTGGACCGATCGAATTTGTCCAGAGTTTGATCGCGAGCGATCCGCTCAGACTTATTTGCTAGAGAGTGTGCTTCCGTTTGTGGAAGCGGAATATGACGCGAAGACGCCAAAGATTGCTCTGTTTGGGACGAGCATGGGGGGGCAGGGATCGCTGAGGTTTGCGTATAAGTTTCCTGATGTCTTTCCGGTCGTAGCGGGGGTGAGTCCGGCGATTGATTATCAAAATCGGATGCGGGAAGACGAAGAAGACAACCTCTGGCAAATGTATGACAACGCCGAACAGGCCCGGCAAGATACGACCACCCTTCATATTCACCCATTGAATTGGCCTCGGAATCAATTCTTTTGCTGCTGCCCCGAGGACACCTCTTGGTGGGAAAGCTCCGATCGATTACGAATGAAATTGGAATCGCTCGGGGTTCCTCATTCGTGCGATCTGGAAACCAAGGGAGGGGGGCATGGCTTCAATTACTACAGCTTGATGGCCCCGAAAGTGGTGCAGTTCCTGTGGGACTCGCTAGAAAAAGAACGCCGCCGAGTGGTTTAGGCTCCGTCGTTAAGAAAGCCGTAAGTCGAAACAATGCAGAAATTGATGCTCATCATCCCGACGCTCGATCGCTCGGGCGCCGAGAAACAGCTGACGCTTTTGGCGAAGGGATTGCCGCGCGATCAGTTTGATGTCTCAGTCTGTTGTTTGACGCGAGGAGGGCCGTATAGCGAACAGCTGACATCGTCTGGAATTCCAGTCACCGTGATCGGCAAGAAGCTGAAGATCGATCCGGCCGCGTATTGGCGGCTCAAGAAGCATATCCAAGAGGTCCGACCTGACATCGTTCATACGTGGCTCTTCGCGGCGAACAGCTACGGCCGAAAGGCAGCCCATGCCGCAGGGGTGAAGCACATCTTGTGTGGTGAACGGTGCGTTGATCCTTGGAAGATAACGCACGAACATTTGATCGATCGCTATCTCGATCGGGCGACCAAGAAGATTGTCGTCAACAGTTCTGGGATTGAAGACTTCTATGTAAAGAAGGGACGCGACAAGAGTAAGTTTGTCGTCATTCCTAACGGGATCGACCTAATTGATCCTCAGCCGACGAAAAGCAAAGAAGAACTATGGCGCGAACTTCGCCTGCCAGACAACGCAAAGATGATGCTCAGCGTTGGTCGGCTGTGGCCACAAAAACGAATGAAGGATCTGATTTGGGCGACCGAGATTCTAAAACGCATTCGTGATGATGCATTTCTCGTGATCGTCGGCGATGGCCCGCAACGGGAACGGCTTGAACGTTATACCAAGCAAGTGACGATCGACGACAAAGTGCGAATTGTGGGGCCTCGGACCGATGTATCAGAGCTGATGCGGCATGCCACACTGTTTATGCTTGCCAGTGGTTACGAGGGTCAGTCAAACGCGCTGATGGAAGCGATGGCTATCGGGCTTCCGGTTGCCGTGAGCGATATACCTGGTAATCAAGATTTGGTGAAGCATGACGAGACCGGGTATCTTGTGGGGCTCGGCCAGCGGACCGAGTATTCTCGTTTCGCCAACTTCTTGTTGGAAGATGAAGACCTCCGCAATCGCTTTGCGGAGGCTAGTCGAAAGCGGATTGCCGAACAGTTCAGCATTCAGCAGATGATCGATCGCCACGTCGCTTTGTACCAGAGTTTGTCGTAATTCTAGGGTGTGGCCCCACTTCTGACGAACCGCCCTGCCCCGGTTGTTGTCTCTTTTCACCGGCGGTAGGCTAGTAGGTTTGAATTCTGGCCATCCGTTTGACCCTAAGAAAACTCTGAACGAAGACCATGAGCGATCCCTACTTCCAGAAGCTGTTTGCTGAACGTATTGGTGGCGAAAACTACGGTAAGGGAACCGCGATCTACAAGTTCGAAAAGATCAAACGGGCCAAGCGAAAAGCACTTGCCGACTATCCTGACCGCACGCTGATCGATTTTGGTATCGGTGAAAACGACGAAATGGCCCCGGAATCGGTCCGTAAGGTCATGGGCGAAGAGATCAACAAACCTGAGAATCGCGGCTATGCCGACAATGGTGTTGCTGATTTCAAGAAGGCCGCTGCCGACTTCATGAAGCGATTCTTCGGCGTCGAACTCGATCCGGCAACCGAAGTGAACCACTGCATTGGTTCGAAGACTGCTTTGGCAATGTTGCCGGCTTGCTTTATTAACCCAGGCGATGTTTGCCTGATGACGGTACCAGGTTATCCCGTGGCAGGCACCCACGCCGCTTACTATGGTGGTGCTGTTTACAAGCTTCCTTTGCTTGCCGAGAACGACTTCTTCCCCGATCTCGATGCCATTCCGAGCGAAGTGAAGGAAAAAGCAAAGCTGCTGGTGATTAACTACCCCAACAGCCCAACCGGGAAAGTCGCGACGAAAGCCTTCTACGAAAAAGTCGTGAAGTTCGCCAAGGAAAACAACTTGGTCGTCGTTCAAGACGCGGCGCACACTGTCCTGACGTTCGAAGGCGAACCACTTAGCTTTCTGAGTGTTCCTGGCGCGAAGGATGTCGGCGTCGAAGTTCACTCGCTGTCGAAAGGCTTCGACATGATCGGCTGGCGAATCGGCTGGGTGTGCGGAAACCCACTGCTCGTTCAAGCCTTCAGCGACGTCAAAGACAACTGCGATAGCGGGCAGTTTATTGCCATTCAGAAAGCGGCCGCCGCAGCGTTGGCTAACGACGACATTCCTAAGCAAACTAAGACGAAGTACCAGCGCCGTTTGAAGAAGCTGGTCGACATGCTCAACCGCTGCGGTTTTCAGTGCGAAATGCCCGGCGGAACTTACTTCCTTTACACCAAGAGCCCATCTGGTGTGGAAGGTGGCCCAAGCTTTGCTAACGCCGAGGAAGCTTCGCAGTATCTGATCACAGAAAAGTCGATCTGCACGGTGCCATGGGACGACGCTGGTTCATTCCTGCGTTTCTCCGTCACGTATGTGGCTGCTGATGAAGCAGCGGAAAACGCATTGATGGAAGAGACCGAAAAGCGTTTGAAGCAAATCTCGCTGAAGTTCGACTAAGTTACTGAACGGCAATGGCGTCGGAAAAACTCAGCAATCTTGGGTTTCTGAGTTTTTCCTAGAGCGGCGTTAAGTGTTAGGTCTTGGCCGAAACGGCAAACGTTAATCGAACGATACCACTTGCCCATCCGCTCGGTCGCCGAGTTTGCGGAAGAGATCTTGTTCGATGGTGTAAGGGATAAAGCGGACGCTTCCGTCGACCAGCAATGCATTGAAGCCGCCGTCGTGAGAACTTCCGAATCGGTTTTCTCCATTCCCCGCACCATTAGTATCGGGAAGTGGTTCGTACTCGGTGCGACGAACCGTTTCGTGCGTGATGCCTGGTCCCGATGGTGGTCCGTTCCAGCCCGACGTGTAGCCGTAAATGTCCCCTTCCTGCGAAGCGGAAGTCCCCAGCATATTCAGATTAACTCGCTTTTCGCCGACCATCAGCGTATTGCTGGTTCCATCGGTTACCGACGAAAAGTTGAACAATTGCTTCCGCGGGCCGACGCTTGATCCGGACGAGGTATCGCCACACGTGCCGACAAAGTTACGTGATAAGACTCCAGTTCCTTCCTGGTTGCCGCCGGCGTAATCGATCTGGGCCCTAGCCACTTGATGAAACGCGGTGCCGTGGGTGCCGGTGGGGCTCCAGCACATGGGAATCAGCTTCGAGGGATCGGTCGCCGGTGAGCGTCGGCTTGGGCAGAAATACTCTTGAATCGGGACGCTCATTGTAAACAACGAGGACTCAAGTTCCGTTCCACCTGGTTTGCCATCATGAACATTGCCATGCTCTAGATAGGGCAGAATCTGAAATGCCCAGCAAGCGGCCTGCTTATCGAGCATGCCGGGGCGACCACCGTTAAAGCTGACACCAACTTGCTGTGCGTAACCGCCGGTCGGAAAAGCGTTGTAGGTGTCGGTATGGTTATGCCAAGCTAATCCGATCTGCTTGAGCTGATTGACGCATTGCGTTCGCCGGGCCGATTCGCGAGCTCTTTGGACCGCCGGAAGGAGCAACCCAATCAAGATTCCGATAATCGCGATCACCACCAATAGCTCTACCAGGGTAAAAGCAACACGGCTGGCTGATTTCAAGTTGCAGAGAGCACGGGGCATAGGGGATGGTCGTAGCGATAAAGCGGTTTAGCAGGGTGATTTCATCATCTCAAGGTACCCGTGCGGGTGGTTTTTGGCAAATCATTCTTCCCTTCCGGTTGCTCGACGCAACTTGTTGTGCTGAAGAGAATTCCGCCAACGGCTTAGCAACGGTGACCTATATTTTTTAACGAATTGGGCCCTGGGTTGGTTTCTTGAGTTCGCGGTGAAAAGGCAATTGTTGTGGCAGGCGGTGATTCGATAACGACGGGAGTCCCGAAGACACTTAGTGCGGACAACCCAGCGCCAGGCAACATCAGCGTTGTCGGGCAGATGGTTGCCAGGGCGCAACAGCTGTATTCGCTTCCGACAGTGGCCATGGAAGTACTTAAGCTTACCGCAAACGAACATGCCACTGTGGTGCAAATCAAGGAATGCATTCAGCGCGACCCGGCGATGACCGTAAAAATCCTTAAGGTGGT is a window of Bremerella sp. TYQ1 DNA encoding:
- a CDS encoding DinB family protein, encoding MRPSEIIERSLTFSYEWILPLAEDLADAPFTDPTGSQGNHPTWILGHMTFSKSGLLAMISGQESPVADWKERFSGGTQPRYEASFYPAYDTILQAYRDTHQQALSLLQQLGDERLDAKPLFVWEAIADDPDFQTNARLFLFIAMHEMSHRGQLADARKVLSRKPFA
- a CDS encoding YciI family protein, whose amino-acid sequence is MKYMLLIYSSESDWTPETREACMRKSMGICDELEREGKLVASSPLQSVSTAKSLQIRDGQQLVTTGPFAETTEQLGGYYILDVESEEEAIAIAARLPPASVGTVEIRPLEALPE
- a CDS encoding SGNH/GDSL hydrolase family protein translates to MPTLSRRLIVLISTGVFVVCFAIFYVQYFMLRPIGSGPAGPEVPAEPFDEIWTEQRVVLLGLGDSITAGLGADSQDHTFFNRLVANPADEFDDMQGKSLSQVIPQLEATNLAVSGSTSKEHSRLIEDRLPQYDPDVFGIVVMTSGGNDLIHSYGRRPPKECAMYGATLAEAEPWIASFRVRLGEMLDKIESAFPGGCEIYLADIYDPTDGVGDAPSVYLPNWPDALAIHGRYNQVIREAIDDRPNVFHVPLHEAFLGHGSHATQFWRSTYVADDPHYWFFENIEDPNDRGYDAIRRLFLNEIVEHSQLHRAADQNGQK
- a CDS encoding exopolysaccharide biosynthesis protein; the encoded protein is MSTATSDDQRNESQSSEKDESSQQKDKPEGLVDILEQMKENTDGDEVTIDDTLDALNSRSFGPLLLVPAIMAVSPIGAIPGMSIVTGCVLMLIAVQMVFSDGHPWLPKRLLEFSFSRETMTEGIDKSLPWAKWLEGFTESRLQFLTQAPFHYVIAFVIAFLASLFVPLAFLPFAVAIPGTAIALFALGMTVRDGVMVLLGFAVSCAAVAVAVYFWPF
- a CDS encoding glycosyltransferase family 4 protein, giving the protein MTSLRLALVTRRFWPLVGGAEMVMANLAEELTQQGHQVQIVTAQWHPDWPKQITHRGIPVIRLPNPSVRGWGTVRYMMALGRWLRSHEQDLDAVYVSMLKHSAVVATSRFLNSNVPVVLRAEGAGETGDCAFHESANFGQRIRRSCQQADGFVAPSQQIFDEMAAAQFDRDKIRFIPNGVKVGPLKTDVQRQEARKALATANPILTLAESAPLVVFTGRLHPGKGLTKLVRAWPRVLQRFPMARLWLIGEGPQEGELSSMIGAMGLQSRILLPGAFDTVEDVLAAADAFVLPSLHEGMSIALLEAMVANLPCVVSDIPGNRILIDPEETGLIFPVDEIDRLADQLIRILENQDLSRQLGTAARKRVIEHFSLKRNAEDHVALFHSLMETKRLR
- the hpt gene encoding hypoxanthine phosphoribosyltransferase; this encodes MRILIETDELAARVCELSSELREAYGDKPLTVLGVMTGSLVLMADLIRQLEMPLKVGVMQARSYRGTATSAGDLALNLDMMPQIAGQDVLVVDDIFDTGHTLENVLASIREHQPTSVRSLVLLSKSERHEVAIRPDFVGFHIPNEFVVGYGLDYQDLYRNLPYVAALEDHEIASLA
- a CDS encoding metallophosphoesterase: MYDVIGDIHGHADELRELLELLGYSVQNGMYGHSKRKVIFLGDFVDRGPKIRETLDIVRSMVDGDAALTVMGNHELNAMAFHTPHPAKPGEFIRPHTPKNEKQHSQTLIQLSDSQLADALQWFRTLPMWLELDGLRAVHACWDPIAIDHIETELAHTGGITETFLHRACTPGEALFAQVETILKGVEMPLPGGVSFLDKDGHARTKTRTRWYLDPAGHTYGSFAMTDEIRCDTPLDENVLRESRHYAETEKPVFLGHYWLRRDTPQRLAKNVACLDYSVAKGGFLCAYRWNREHELQDENFVHVR
- a CDS encoding DUF4190 domain-containing protein, with protein sequence MKPHRGVLILVLGILGLVGCCICAPIAWYMGSQDMAEIEAGRMDPEGKQMTQIGMILGIVGCVLTLLGIIVQVGIMVMAGGMAAVAN
- a CDS encoding alpha/beta hydrolase-fold protein; protein product: MPDQATYGNWKEVVVDGHTCELFEPSQRNEHGYVAIYLHGVHLGKLWNSSAFVEQFERLGLPVIAPVTERSWWTDRICPEFDRERSAQTYLLESVLPFVEAEYDAKTPKIALFGTSMGGQGSLRFAYKFPDVFPVVAGVSPAIDYQNRMREDEEDNLWQMYDNAEQARQDTTTLHIHPLNWPRNQFFCCCPEDTSWWESSDRLRMKLESLGVPHSCDLETKGGGHGFNYYSLMAPKVVQFLWDSLEKERRRVV
- a CDS encoding glycosyltransferase, yielding MLIIPTLDRSGAEKQLTLLAKGLPRDQFDVSVCCLTRGGPYSEQLTSSGIPVTVIGKKLKIDPAAYWRLKKHIQEVRPDIVHTWLFAANSYGRKAAHAAGVKHILCGERCVDPWKITHEHLIDRYLDRATKKIVVNSSGIEDFYVKKGRDKSKFVVIPNGIDLIDPQPTKSKEELWRELRLPDNAKMMLSVGRLWPQKRMKDLIWATEILKRIRDDAFLVIVGDGPQRERLERYTKQVTIDDKVRIVGPRTDVSELMRHATLFMLASGYEGQSNALMEAMAIGLPVAVSDIPGNQDLVKHDETGYLVGLGQRTEYSRFANFLLEDEDLRNRFAEASRKRIAEQFSIQQMIDRHVALYQSLS
- a CDS encoding LL-diaminopimelate aminotransferase; its protein translation is MSDPYFQKLFAERIGGENYGKGTAIYKFEKIKRAKRKALADYPDRTLIDFGIGENDEMAPESVRKVMGEEINKPENRGYADNGVADFKKAAADFMKRFFGVELDPATEVNHCIGSKTALAMLPACFINPGDVCLMTVPGYPVAGTHAAYYGGAVYKLPLLAENDFFPDLDAIPSEVKEKAKLLVINYPNSPTGKVATKAFYEKVVKFAKENNLVVVQDAAHTVLTFEGEPLSFLSVPGAKDVGVEVHSLSKGFDMIGWRIGWVCGNPLLVQAFSDVKDNCDSGQFIAIQKAAAAALANDDIPKQTKTKYQRRLKKLVDMLNRCGFQCEMPGGTYFLYTKSPSGVEGGPSFANAEEASQYLITEKSICTVPWDDAGSFLRFSVTYVAADEAAENALMEETEKRLKQISLKFD
- a CDS encoding DUF1559 domain-containing protein; the protein is MPRALCNLKSASRVAFTLVELLVVIAIIGILIGLLLPAVQRARESARRTQCVNQLKQIGLAWHNHTDTYNAFPTGGYAQQVGVSFNGGRPGMLDKQAACWAFQILPYLEHGNVHDGKPGGTELESSLFTMSVPIQEYFCPSRRSPATDPSKLIPMCWSPTGTHGTAFHQVARAQIDYAGGNQEGTGVLSRNFVGTCGDTSSGSSVGPRKQLFNFSSVTDGTSNTLMVGEKRVNLNMLGTSASQEGDIYGYTSGWNGPPSGPGITHETVRRTEYEPLPDTNGAGNGENRFGSSHDGGFNALLVDGSVRFIPYTIEQDLFRKLGDRADGQVVSFD